A part of Paenibacillus sp. 481 genomic DNA contains:
- the gap gene encoding type I glyceraldehyde-3-phosphate dehydrogenase: MMVKVGINGFGRIGRNVFRAALNNPAVEIVAINDLTDVNTLAHLLKYDTTHGRLNATVEAKEGALVVNGKEVKVFAERNPENLPWGANGVEIVVESTGIFTAKEKAELHLKGGAKKVIISAPATNEDITIVMGVNEDKYDAASHTVISNASCTTNCLAPFAKVLNDKFGIVKGMMNTIHSYTNDQSVLDLPHKDLRRARAAAENIIPSTTGAAKAVSLVLPELAGKLNGMSMRVPTPNVSVTDLVVELAQDVTVEEVNAALKAAAEGPLKGILNYSEEPLVSSDYNGDPASSTIDALTTMVIGGNMVKVVSWYDNEWGYSNRVVDLAAYIANKGL, from the coding sequence ATCATGGTTAAAGTTGGTATTAACGGTTTTGGACGTATCGGACGTAACGTATTCCGTGCTGCTTTGAACAACCCTGCTGTAGAAATCGTGGCAATTAACGATTTGACAGACGTAAATACACTTGCACACCTTTTGAAATATGACACTACACACGGCAGATTGAATGCTACTGTAGAAGCTAAAGAAGGCGCTCTTGTTGTTAACGGCAAAGAAGTTAAAGTATTTGCTGAGCGTAACCCTGAGAACTTGCCTTGGGGCGCTAACGGCGTTGAAATCGTTGTTGAATCCACAGGTATCTTCACAGCGAAAGAAAAAGCTGAGCTTCACTTGAAAGGCGGCGCGAAGAAAGTAATTATCTCCGCACCAGCTACAAACGAAGATATTACAATCGTAATGGGCGTTAACGAAGACAAGTACGATGCAGCTAGCCACACGGTTATCTCCAACGCTTCTTGCACAACTAACTGCTTGGCTCCATTTGCGAAAGTATTGAACGATAAATTCGGAATCGTTAAGGGTATGATGAACACAATTCACTCTTACACTAACGACCAATCCGTTCTTGACTTGCCACACAAAGACTTGCGTCGTGCTCGTGCAGCAGCTGAGAACATCATTCCATCCACAACTGGTGCTGCTAAAGCAGTTTCCTTGGTATTGCCAGAGTTGGCTGGTAAATTGAACGGTATGTCTATGCGTGTTCCTACACCTAACGTGTCTGTTACAGACTTGGTTGTAGAACTTGCTCAAGACGTTACAGTTGAAGAAGTAAACGCAGCTCTTAAAGCAGCAGCTGAAGGTCCTTTGAAAGGTATCTTGAACTACTCCGAAGAGCCATTGGTATCCAGCGATTACAACGGCGACCCAGCTTCCTCTACTATCGACGCTTTGACGACGATGGTAATCGGTGGCAACATGGTTAAAGTTGTTTCTTGGTACGACAACGAGTGGGGCTACTCCAACCGCGTTGTAGACTTGGCAGCTTATATCGCAAACAAAGGTTTGTAA
- a CDS encoding sugar-binding transcriptional regulator has protein sequence MRGWIDIQKRLLPDLMELLKKRYTILHQIMLSESVGRRTLATSLQMTERVLRAEADLLKAQGLIETDSTGMRISEDGRKLVQQLEPLMRELLGTRVLEEAIRQAFGLKQVIVVPGNSDMSPAAKQELGQAACQALSSVMGKEDVVAVTGGSTLAAMADQLTSSTSLRGNWFVPARGGLGESLEYQANTIASTMAKRVGAQYRLLHVPDQLSEEAYQSLKQDPNIQDMLRVIRQARIVVHGIGDALVMAKRRRVDDETIQQLMSEGALAEAFGYYFDRNGKVVHAMLTMGLRLEDISSTEVVIAVAGGRSKGEAITAVLKSGYEHILVIDEAAALEIVYLCGLDVPMGRLEQ, from the coding sequence ATGCGTGGTTGGATAGATATACAAAAGCGACTTCTGCCCGATCTCATGGAACTGTTGAAGAAGCGTTATACGATTCTGCATCAAATTATGTTGTCCGAATCCGTTGGAAGAAGGACACTCGCAACGTCTCTGCAAATGACAGAGCGCGTATTGCGGGCGGAAGCTGACTTGTTGAAGGCCCAGGGCCTGATCGAAACAGACAGCACCGGCATGCGAATCAGTGAAGACGGGCGCAAGCTTGTCCAGCAACTGGAGCCGTTGATGCGGGAGCTGCTCGGTACGCGCGTGCTTGAGGAAGCGATTCGTCAAGCGTTCGGATTGAAGCAGGTCATTGTCGTCCCTGGCAACTCGGATATGTCGCCCGCCGCCAAGCAGGAGCTTGGTCAAGCGGCGTGCCAAGCGCTCAGCAGCGTAATGGGCAAGGAAGATGTCGTCGCCGTAACGGGCGGGTCGACATTGGCAGCGATGGCTGACCAATTAACGAGCTCTACATCGCTACGTGGGAACTGGTTTGTCCCAGCGCGTGGCGGACTCGGTGAGAGTCTCGAATATCAAGCGAATACGATTGCTTCCACTATGGCGAAGCGAGTAGGTGCGCAGTATCGACTGCTGCACGTGCCGGATCAGCTTAGTGAAGAGGCGTATCAATCGTTGAAGCAAGATCCTAACATTCAAGACATGTTGCGCGTCATTCGCCAAGCACGCATCGTCGTGCATGGTATCGGAGATGCCTTGGTCATGGCTAAGCGTCGTCGTGTCGATGACGAGACGATCCAGCAGCTCATGTCAGAAGGTGCGCTAGCCGAAGCTTTCGGTTATTACTTTGACCGCAATGGCAAAGTCGTTCATGCGATGCTCACAATGGGCTTACGGTTAGAGGATATTTCCTCAACAGAGGTCGTTATTGCAGTCGCTGGCGGCAGAAGCAAAGGCGAAGCGATTACCGCTGTACTGAAATCAGGCTATGAACACATCTTAGTCATTGACGAAGCTGCGGCATTAGAAATTGTTTACTTGTGTGGTCTCGATGTGCCTATGGGCCGTCTTGAGCAATAA